One genomic segment of Motacilla alba alba isolate MOTALB_02 chromosome 1A, Motacilla_alba_V1.0_pri, whole genome shotgun sequence includes these proteins:
- the RIBC2 gene encoding RIB43A-like with coiled-coils protein 2 isoform X1, whose protein sequence is MQLSESLLKLLVKEIIEYLGLEGTSEDHPLQPSRPRQGHPKQVTQERAQIDKDALDAQVKERKIQEATEKAEHERFAHDMKKNDKLMCLLEERQKNEIKDLNKALTEFHKNFQKPETRREFDLNDPQALKKDRPARVSDDDPRCTISGMQKFMGEDLNHDQRMKFQKEQLREWSLQQQKDLKNALADQKLADDLYDKFRIELDRKIMEEQRKEEESRRAVCTATKNFNKIQVAELDHKNELEKAQKIKDDMDEITCLLRGDFLSENPDQAIGPGGKHNVLVNRWKGMNQEQLMAIREFQKEQALEKQRVKEQERRREAEWDRQRLQAARAQLLWERQQQRQNQVQRRDLDAVNAELSQEQKAKNTYLKEEEYSNIPTEEFYAQFNTTTR, encoded by the exons ATGCAACTTTCAGAGTCGCTTTTAAAGTTACTGGTGAAAGAAATCATAGAGTAtttagggttggaagggacctctgaagATCATCCACTCCAACCCTCCCGGCCACGGCAGGGGCACCCAAAGCAGGTGACCCAGGAACGTgcccag atTGATAAAGATGCATTGGATGCACAGGTCAAGGAGAGGAAAATTCAAGAAGCaactgaaaaagcagaacatGAAAGATTCG CTCAtgacatgaagaaaaatgacaagCTCATGTGTCTGCTAGAAGAACgccagaaaaatgaaatcaaagaCCTGAATAAGGCTCTAACTGAATTCCATAAGAATTTTCAGAAGCCGGAAACAAGACGTGAATTTGACCTGAACGATCCACAAGCCCTAAAGAAAGACAGACCTGCTCGAGTTTCAGATGATGATCCTCGGTGTACTATATCTGGCATGCAGAAGTTTATGGGTGAAGACTTAAACCATGATCAGAGGATGAAGTTTCAAAAGGAGCAGTTAAGGGAGTGGTCTCTTCAGCAACAGAAAGACTTGAAAAATGCATTAGCTGACCAAAAACTGGCAG ATGATCTTTATGACAAGTTTAGGATTGAACTTGACCGAAAGATTAtggaagaacaaagaaaagaagaggaaagcaggCGTGCTGTTTGTACAGCTACaaaaaatttcaataaaatcCAG GTTGCTGAACTAGATCATAAAAATGAATTGGAAAAggctcaaaaaataaaagatgacaTGGATGAAATTACCTGCCTCCTTCGAGGAGACTTCCTTTCTGAAAACCCTGACCAAGCAATCGGTCCCGGGGGTAAACACAATGTGCTCGTCAATCGATGGAAGGGAATGAATCAGGAGCAGCTGATGGCAATTCGTGAATTTCAAAAGGAACAAGCTCTGGAGAAACAG AGAGTAAAAGAGCAGGAACGCCGAAGAGAAGCGGAATGGGACAGGCAGCGTCTGCAGGCTGCGAGAGCCCAGTTGCTTTGggagcggcagcagcagcggcagaaCCAGGTACAGCGCCGAGATTTGGATGCTGTGAACGCAGAGCTCTCTCAGGAGCAAAAAGCAAA gaacaCTTATCTTAAAGAGGAAGAATATTCAAATATTCCAACAGAGGAGTTTTATGCACAGTTTAATACAACCACCCGGTGA
- the RIBC2 gene encoding RIB43A-like with coiled-coils protein 2 isoform X3, giving the protein MSGLGPQRELEEAAALERRRRRELLRRGRIFNPRIRTIGIDKDALDAQVKERKIQEATEKAEHERFAHDMKKNDKLMCLLEERQKNEIKDLNKALTEFHKNFQKPETRREFDLNDPQALKKDRPARVSDDDPRCTISGMQKFMGEDLNHDQRMKFQKEQLREWSLQQQKDLKNALADQKLADDLYDKFRIELDRKIMEEQRKEEESRRAVCTATKNFNKIQVAELDHKNELEKAQKIKDDMDEITCLLRGDFLSENPDQAIGPGGKHNVLVNRWKGMNQEQLMAIREFQKEQALEKQRVKEQERRREAEWDRQRLQAARAQLLWERQQQRQNQVQRRDLDAVNAELSQEQKAKNTYLKEEEYSNIPTEEFYAQFNTTTR; this is encoded by the exons ATGAGCGGGCTGGGGCCGCAGCGGGAACTGGAGGAGGCCGCCGCCCTGGagcgccggcggcggcgggagctgCTGCGGCGGGGCCGCATCTTCAACCCACGGATCCGCACCATAGGG atTGATAAAGATGCATTGGATGCACAGGTCAAGGAGAGGAAAATTCAAGAAGCaactgaaaaagcagaacatGAAAGATTCG CTCAtgacatgaagaaaaatgacaagCTCATGTGTCTGCTAGAAGAACgccagaaaaatgaaatcaaagaCCTGAATAAGGCTCTAACTGAATTCCATAAGAATTTTCAGAAGCCGGAAACAAGACGTGAATTTGACCTGAACGATCCACAAGCCCTAAAGAAAGACAGACCTGCTCGAGTTTCAGATGATGATCCTCGGTGTACTATATCTGGCATGCAGAAGTTTATGGGTGAAGACTTAAACCATGATCAGAGGATGAAGTTTCAAAAGGAGCAGTTAAGGGAGTGGTCTCTTCAGCAACAGAAAGACTTGAAAAATGCATTAGCTGACCAAAAACTGGCAG ATGATCTTTATGACAAGTTTAGGATTGAACTTGACCGAAAGATTAtggaagaacaaagaaaagaagaggaaagcaggCGTGCTGTTTGTACAGCTACaaaaaatttcaataaaatcCAG GTTGCTGAACTAGATCATAAAAATGAATTGGAAAAggctcaaaaaataaaagatgacaTGGATGAAATTACCTGCCTCCTTCGAGGAGACTTCCTTTCTGAAAACCCTGACCAAGCAATCGGTCCCGGGGGTAAACACAATGTGCTCGTCAATCGATGGAAGGGAATGAATCAGGAGCAGCTGATGGCAATTCGTGAATTTCAAAAGGAACAAGCTCTGGAGAAACAG AGAGTAAAAGAGCAGGAACGCCGAAGAGAAGCGGAATGGGACAGGCAGCGTCTGCAGGCTGCGAGAGCCCAGTTGCTTTGggagcggcagcagcagcggcagaaCCAGGTACAGCGCCGAGATTTGGATGCTGTGAACGCAGAGCTCTCTCAGGAGCAAAAAGCAAA gaacaCTTATCTTAAAGAGGAAGAATATTCAAATATTCCAACAGAGGAGTTTTATGCACAGTTTAATACAACCACCCGGTGA
- the RIBC2 gene encoding RIB43A-like with coiled-coils protein 2 isoform X2 — MQLSESLLKLLVKEIIEYLGLEGTSEDHPLQPSRPRQGHPKQVTQERAQIDKDALDAQVKERKIQEATEKAEHERFAHDMKKNDKLMCLLEERQKNEIKDLNKALTEFHKNFQKPETRREFDLNDPQALKKDRPARVSDDDPRCTISGMQKFMGEDLNHDQRMKFQKEQLREWSLQQQKDLKNALADQKLADDLYDKFRIELDRKIMEEQRKEEESRRAVCTATKNFNKIQLFPTTTGFGSSAASWVFVYNGSWLFTDLALEPVFYHYLSCSSSSSFCRGFSSFQPLHTTQRATWMLLAWLNYVCCDLALNVFITSK; from the exons ATGCAACTTTCAGAGTCGCTTTTAAAGTTACTGGTGAAAGAAATCATAGAGTAtttagggttggaagggacctctgaagATCATCCACTCCAACCCTCCCGGCCACGGCAGGGGCACCCAAAGCAGGTGACCCAGGAACGTgcccag atTGATAAAGATGCATTGGATGCACAGGTCAAGGAGAGGAAAATTCAAGAAGCaactgaaaaagcagaacatGAAAGATTCG CTCAtgacatgaagaaaaatgacaagCTCATGTGTCTGCTAGAAGAACgccagaaaaatgaaatcaaagaCCTGAATAAGGCTCTAACTGAATTCCATAAGAATTTTCAGAAGCCGGAAACAAGACGTGAATTTGACCTGAACGATCCACAAGCCCTAAAGAAAGACAGACCTGCTCGAGTTTCAGATGATGATCCTCGGTGTACTATATCTGGCATGCAGAAGTTTATGGGTGAAGACTTAAACCATGATCAGAGGATGAAGTTTCAAAAGGAGCAGTTAAGGGAGTGGTCTCTTCAGCAACAGAAAGACTTGAAAAATGCATTAGCTGACCAAAAACTGGCAG ATGATCTTTATGACAAGTTTAGGATTGAACTTGACCGAAAGATTAtggaagaacaaagaaaagaagaggaaagcaggCGTGCTGTTTGTACAGCTACaaaaaatttcaataaaatcCAG TTATTCCCCACAACCACTGGTTTTGGCTCTTCGGCTGCTTCGTGGGTATTTGTGTACAATGGCTCTTGGTTGTTTACTGACCTTGCTTTGGAACCTGTCTTTTACCATTACCTGTCATGCTCTAGTTCTTCATCTTTCTGCAGagggttttcttcttttcagccTCTACACACAACTCAAAGGGCTACGTGGATGCTATTAGCTTGGTTAAACTATGTTTGTTGTGACTTAgctttaaatgtatttatcacATCAAAATAG